Proteins from one Bactrocera neohumeralis isolate Rockhampton chromosome 3, APGP_CSIRO_Bneo_wtdbg2-racon-allhic-juicebox.fasta_v2, whole genome shotgun sequence genomic window:
- the LOC126754088 gene encoding splicing factor 3B subunit 2 — protein MGDQPPQMSMPPGAGPMQSGPPPLLGMRPPPGLLPGPPAPPIFPPGLNMPHQQLPPPQQMPPPPQQIPPPTQQQLQPPPQQLPPPPQHSLQPPLQMNPQQISMQQMNPQQMPPPPHQQIPPPQPWNQGPPPSRMEVPNNEPVGRPIPLMSMQVEKPKSGNGSNTTGSSTTSDNVGEADESSENVDDDEKNKKPTEVVLPKVLEDVLALKDQRAAEFHVNAEDFTSNEANSGGVGNAGVIGNDYGDAGDDSDDEGEVQMNGGITGKGGKQSRAEKNKKKKRRKKQNRKLRQQRDNERINDADNDQSAEVDNKTDEAEADDDVQAARNEKNSDDEIEDKDKNKSSRNKKDRKGMDRDKDKEKQKQKESAVERKDKSEIVGDDDVTIEYIPERITIADLAPMYRQFYRVFEIFKLENKPKVTEKDKTTTENEGAAVPKKPIDKMQDDDDDEDNEDTKEDKEKLSKRKLKKLTRLSVAELKQLVSRPDVVEMHDVTARDPKLLVQLKAYRNTVQVPRHWCFKRKYLQGKRGIEKPPFDLPAFIKKTGIMEMRESLQEKDDAKSLKSKMRERVRPKMGKIDIDYQKLHDAFFKWQTKPRMTIHGDLYYEGKEYETRLKEKKPGDLSEELRIALGMPVGPNSHKIPPPWLIAQQRYGPPPSYPSLKIPGLNAPIPEGTSFGYHAGGWGKPPVDENGKPLYGDVFGTNIMDLDSGIDEGDIERNQWGELESESEESSEEEEEDGEDLANQPDDSGLVTPAEGLVTPSGLTSVPAGMETPETIELRKKKIEAEIEDNDTPVLYQVLPEKRTDRVGASMMGSTHVYDISGVNKPAARAAVTVDREGTVELALDPSELDLDNEAMAQRYEQQMREQQSHLQKEDLSDMLAEHVARQKSKRKRQQADTTSKTTKKYKEFKF, from the exons ATGGGTGATCAG CCTCCACAAATGTCTATGCCGCCAGGTGCCGGACCCATGCAAAGCGGTCCACCACCATTGCTTGGCATGCGGCCACCACCAGGTTTGTTACCTGGACCACCGGCACCGCCAATATTTCCACCCGGTCTTAATATGCCGCATCAACAACTGCCGCCACCACAACAAATGCCCCCACCACCACAACAAATACCGCCACCAACTCAACAACAATTGCAGCCACCACCACAGCAGTTGCCACCGCCGCCGCAGCATTCTTTACAACCGCCATTACAAATGAATCCTCAGCAAATATCCATGCAACAAATGAATCCTCAACAGATGCCACCACCACCGCATCAACAAATACCGCCACCACAACCATGGAATCAGGGGCCACCACCATCTCGTATGGAGGTACCCAATAATGAGCCGGTCGGTCGGCCCATTCCACTCATGTCAATGCAGGTTGAGAAACCTAAGAGCGGTAACGGTAGTAATACGACTGGCAGTTCCACAACATCGGATAACGTAGGTGAAGCTGATGAAAGCAGTGAAAATGTCGATGACGacgagaaaaataaaaagcctACCGAAGTGGTACTCCCTAAAGTGTTGGAAGATGTTTTGGCATTAAAAGATCAGCGCGCGGCTGAATTTCATGTGAATGCAGAAGATTTTACTTCGAATGAAGCGAACAGTGGTGGCGTTGGAAATGCTGGTGTGATAGGTAATGACTATGGTGATGCTGGTGATGACTCAGATGATGAAGGTGAGGTCCAAATGAATGGTGGCATAACTGGGAAAGGCGGTAAACAAAGccgtgccgaaaaaaataaaaagaaaaaacgtagAAAGAAGCAAAATCGCAAACTTAGGCAGCAACGTGACAACGAGCGCATAAATGACGCTGACAATGATCAATCAGCCGAAGTTGATAATAAAACAGATGAGGCAGAAGCAGATGACGACGTACAGGCGGCACGGAATGAAAAGAACTCGGATGATGAAATTGAAgacaaagataaaaataaatcgaGCAGGAATAAGAAGGACAGAAAGGGTATGGATAGGGATAAGGATAAagagaagcaaaaacaaaaagaaagcgCTGTTGAAAGGAAAGATAAATCGGAGATTGTCGGTGATGATGATGTGACCATAGAATATATACCGGAACGCATAACTATAGCCGACTTAGCGCCAATGTATAGGCAATTTTATCgcgttttcgaaatatttaaattggaGAACAAACCCAAGGTCACAGAGAAGGACAAAACCACTACGGAGAATGAAGGTGCAGCTGTTCCCAAAAAGCCCATAGACAAGATGcaagatgatgatgatgacgaagATAATGAg GATACCAAAGAGGACAAGGAGAAATTATCTAAACGCAAACTGAAGAAACTCACGCGTTTGAGCGTTGCTGAGCTAAAACAATTGGTCTCACGCCCCGACGTTGTGGAAATGCACGACGTCACTGCGCGTGATCCCAAATTACTTGTACAACTAAAGGCTTATCGCAACACTGTGCAAGTGCCACGTCACTGGTGTTTCAAGCGAAAATATTTGCAGGGTAAGCGTGGCATTGAGAAGCCGCCCTTCGATTTGCCAGCCTTCATCAAAAAGACTGGCATTATGGAAATGCGTGAATCGCTTCAGGAAAAGGACGATGCCAAgtcattaaaatcgaaaatgcGCGAACGTGTACGTCctaaaatgggcaaaatcgataTAGACTATCAGAAGTTGCACGATGCCTTCTTCAAGTGGCAGACCAAGCCGCGCATGACCATACATGGTGATCTATACTATGAGGGCAAAGAGTATGAGACACGTTTGAAAGAGAAGAAACCAGGGGACTTGTCCGAAGAGTTGCGCATAGCACTCGGCATGCCGGTGGGCCCTAATTCACATAAAATTCCTCCACCATGGCTTATTGCCCAACAACGTTACGGGCCGCCACCATCATATCCTAGTTTGAAAATACCTGGCTTGAATGCACCCATACCCGAAGGCACCTCGTTCGGCTACCATGCAGGTGGTTGGGGCAAACCGCCGGTAGATGAAAATGGCAAACCATTGTACGGTGATGTATTTGGCACAAATATTATGGACTTGGAT AGTGGCATTGATGAGGGCGATATTGAGCGTAATCAATGGGGTGAACTTGAGTCCGAGTCTGAGGAATCATCTGAAGAAGAGGAGGAGGATGGTGAAGATCTGGCTAATCAGCCAGACGATAGCGGTCTCGTAACACCAGCTGAAGGTTTGGTAACACCTTCGGGTTTAACAAGTGTCCCAGCCGGCATGGAGACGCCAGAAACGATTGAGTTGCGTAAGAAGAAAATCGAAGCCGAAATAGAAGA CAATGACACTCCGGTTCTCTATCAAGTACTGCCCGAAAAGCGTACCGATCGTGTTGGTGCTTCCATGATGGGCTCCACTCACGTCTACGATATAAGTGGCGTTAACAAACCTGCCGCACGTGCCGCTGTCACGGTCGATCGTGAGGGCACCGTCGAATTGGCTTTGGATCCCTCCGAATTGGATTTGGATAATGAGGCAATGGCACAACGTTATGAGCAACAGATGCGCGAACAACAAAGTCATCTTCAGAAGGAGGATCTCTCCGATATGTTGGCTGAGCATGTGGCACGCCAAAAATCAAAACGTAAACGGCAACAAGCCGACACaacaagcaaaacaacaaagaagtataaagagtttaaattttga